TCCGCTCGCTCGAAGCCGCGATGTACTTAATGCTGCAGCTCGATCTCCAAGGGCCGGGCCTCATTCGCACCTGTCCGTGGGATCAGACCATTTTTCTGGGCGATGAGCGGACTCGCTACTGCTCCCTGCGTTGCCAGAATGCGCATAACGTGCAGCAATTCAGACAGCGGACGCGCCCGGAACCGTCGCATCGATCACAGGCACCGAGGCACAGGAAGTCTCAGCGGAAGCACGCGCGCAAGAGGCGCAAAAGATCATAGTATCCCGCGCTCCTCGATAACAGGAGTAGGGCAGGAAGATAGGAGACACACCTCATGGCACGCGCAGGCGGACGGGATCGGGGGATTTGTCAGCGGAAAGACCGGCCAGGCTGGTGGGTCAGGGTCTACCTGCACGGGCGTCAGCGCTGGTTCAGGTGCGACACCAAATCCCAGGCGAAGGCCCTGTATGGACGACTGAAGGCGGAGCACCGTGAAGGCAAGTTTTTCGACAAGCCGCAGGCCGTCCCCTTTCGTGAGATCGCCCAGGACTATCTACAAGCGGTTGATGCGCGGCGGCGCCGCAGGGGGGATGATTTTGCCAGGATGAATCGCTGGGTGTCGGCGTTCGGGGACCAAGACGCGGCAACGATTTCTCCTCGTCAGATTGAACAAGTCCTCGCGCAACTCCAGCTGCAGGGGAAGCAACCCGCGACGCTGGTGCGACATCTCACGGTCCTCAAGGCGGCCTTGAATCGGGCCATGCGATTAGGGGTCTTGAAGCAGAACCCTGCGGTTCGGGTAAAAGCACCCAAACCCAATAACGTGTTGGTGCGGTATCTGACCGACGACCAAGAGACTCGTCTGCTGCATCACCTGCCTCCTCATTATCAGGCTGTGGTCCTGTGCGCGCTGAATACCGGACTCCGGCAGGGTGAACTCCTGCGACTGACCTGGGCTGATGTGGATTGGAATGTGGGCGTGTTGACTGTGAATGAAACCAAGTCAGGTGAACGTCGGAGGGTGCCGATGAACTCAACAGTCGTGGGGACGCTCAGCGAGGTAAAGGCGGCGAGGACTCCACACCCACAGGACCGGATCTTTCCTCAGACAGCACGCTGTGTCCGGCGCGCGTTTGAGCGCGCTGTGCAGGCGGCACGGCTCGCCCCATTCCGATTTCATGACCTCCGGCATACGTTCGCCTCCCGATTGGCGATGCAGGGAGCCAATGATCGAACGCTTATGGCCTTGGGCGGCTGGAAATCGCCCGCGATGCTGAGCCGCTATGCGCACCTCTCCCCCACGCATCTATATCAGGCCGTCGAGGGCCTCACTCGATTGGGAACTGTAACCAAAACCGTAACCAAGAGACCTGCAAACGAGGAAAAGACGCAGAAGCTATTGGAAGATATGGTGAGCCGCCTGGGACTCGAACCCAGGGCCCTCGCCTTAAAAGATCGATCAAATCGCATTTACCAGTGGCTTGATTTTGCGAAGGTTTCCCCGTTTTTCTGGCAAAAT
This genomic interval from Nitrospiraceae bacterium contains the following:
- a CDS encoding site-specific integrase produces the protein MARAGGRDRGICQRKDRPGWWVRVYLHGRQRWFRCDTKSQAKALYGRLKAEHREGKFFDKPQAVPFREIAQDYLQAVDARRRRRGDDFARMNRWVSAFGDQDAATISPRQIEQVLAQLQLQGKQPATLVRHLTVLKAALNRAMRLGVLKQNPAVRVKAPKPNNVLVRYLTDDQETRLLHHLPPHYQAVVLCALNTGLRQGELLRLTWADVDWNVGVLTVNETKSGERRRVPMNSTVVGTLSEVKAARTPHPQDRIFPQTARCVRRAFERAVQAARLAPFRFHDLRHTFASRLAMQGANDRTLMALGGWKSPAMLSRYAHLSPTHLYQAVEGLTRLGTVTKTVTKRPANEEKTQKLLEDMVSRLGLEPRALALKDRSNRIYQWLDFAKVSPFFWQNQRFSWFLLIRWDYNSSSLCAHF